Proteins from one Oncorhynchus gorbuscha isolate QuinsamMale2020 ecotype Even-year linkage group LG18, OgorEven_v1.0, whole genome shotgun sequence genomic window:
- the LOC124002501 gene encoding uncharacterized protein C20orf85-like, translating to MAGCKPLGSGEECSFVDKDEIWKVHVKIELQSAKAWPNKWGFLTKSYKEMQEESNKLKDVVKLELPQHLKTRPPTPPEKYIQVGPSPPVPQTTQAQIGWRSAVPELQLERYGKVQCGKKSFLKELGWAFDACS from the exons ATGGCAGGCTGCAAACCACTTGGATCTGGTGAAGAATGCAGCTTTGTGGATAAAGATGAAATCTG GAAAGTTCATGTCAAAATAGAGCTTCAGTCAGCCAAAGCATGGCCCAATAAATGGGGATTCTTGACCAAGTCCTACAAGGAG ATGCAGGAGGAGAGCAACAAGCTGAAGGACGTTGTCAAATTGGAGCTTCCCCAACATCTTAAAACACGACCCCCTACCCCACCTGAGAAATATATCCAA GTGGGACCCTCTCCCCCAGTTCCGCAGACCACCCAGGCTCAGATTGGCTGGCGCTCGGCAGTGCCCGAGTTGCAGTTGGAGCGCTACGGAAAGGTCCAGTGTGGGAAGAAGAGCTTCCTGAAGGAGCTGGGCTGGGCCTTCGATGCCTGCAGCTGA